Within Desulfobacter sp., the genomic segment CCTGCTGTATCACCAACCAACGGGGAAAAAAGCATGGCATATATACCCGCAGAACGGCAGTCCAGAATCCGCTCCATCATCGAAGAGAAAGGGGTGGTCAAGGTCATTGAGCTGAGCAAGCAATTCAAGGTTACGGAACTGACCATCAGAAGAGACCTTGACGCCCTGGAAAAAGAAGGTATCCTGGACCGTACCCACGGCGGGGCCATCCTGCGCCACCGGATGAAAACCGAACCCCTTTACACGGAAAAAGACCGGATCAAGCGCAGGGAAAAGGAACTCATCGGCAGGGCCGTCAACCGGGTGGTGGAATCCGGGGATACCCTGCTCATCAACACCGGCTCCACCACCTCCCAGGTGCTGCGACACCTTTCAGGCAAAAACCTGAGGGTGATCACCTCCAATGCCAATGCCCTGACCGCGGTCACCGACCCCAACATCGAACTCATCCTCACTGGGGGCCTGTTCCGGCGGGAGTCCAACTCCATGATCGGCTTTTTTGCCCATTCAGTCCTGGACCAGGTCTGCGGTTCCAAGGCCATCATCGGGGTGGACGGACTGAGCATTAAATTCGGCTTGACCACGCCCATCCAGCAGGAGGCCGAGGTCACCCGGCTGATGATCGAACAGACCCAGGGGCCGGTGGTGGTGGTCACCGACCATACCAAAATCGGGGTGGTCTCCAACTTTGTCACCGCTCCCATTAAAAAAATCGATATCCTCATCACCGATGCCGGCATCAAACCGGATTTCAAAAAAATGCTGGAGGACCTGGGGATCCAGGTGATCATTGCCCGCGAATAAACGGCCATGGGCCGCCCCGGTCTTTCACAGGGGGTTGCCCGCAACAAATTATGAAATAACTCAAATGGTTTGCTCAGTTCTTTCATATAAACATCAGGCAGATTATTGGTTGACAGGGAAGGCTGAAACTTTCTAAGTTCACCATGTTGACATTCTAACCACGATCTTCTTTCTGCAGGGGGTATATATGGCGGCTGTCCTTGGATTCTACGTTCTATTTCCGGCGCTCATCATTTATCTGTGCATCCGGTTCCCCCTGGCCGATAAAATCGGAATGATCATCCTCTGCTATGCCGCCGGGCTGATCCTGGGCAATATCCACATCCTGCCCGCAGGATCGGAAACCATGCAGAACAGCATCTGCGAGGCCACAGTGGCCCTCTCCCTGCCCCTGCTGGGCTATGTGCTTTGCTGTGTTTTCGGGTCCATGGCCCTCCACGGCCTCTTCTGCAGGATATTCAAAATTGATACGGACACCTTTATCATCACCTCGGCCTCGGCCATCTGCTCGCCCCCCTTTGTGCCGGTGGTGGCAGGGGCCCTGAAAAACCGTGCCATCATCCTGTCCGGCCTGACCACGGGCATCATCGGATATGCCGTGGGCAATTACCTGGGCATCACCATGGCCTATATTGTTAAATCCCTTTTACAGTGAGGACACCATGAAACCTGTCACCCTTCCTGACCAGGGCCGTTCCTTTGACACGGTTCTGGACGACTTGAAAACATTCGGCCTGGACGATCCGGATTATAAGAACGGA encodes:
- a CDS encoding DeoR/GlpR transcriptional regulator, which translates into the protein MAYIPAERQSRIRSIIEEKGVVKVIELSKQFKVTELTIRRDLDALEKEGILDRTHGGAILRHRMKTEPLYTEKDRIKRREKELIGRAVNRVVESGDTLLINTGSTTSQVLRHLSGKNLRVITSNANALTAVTDPNIELILTGGLFRRESNSMIGFFAHSVLDQVCGSKAIIGVDGLSIKFGLTTPIQQEAEVTRLMIEQTQGPVVVVTDHTKIGVVSNFVTAPIKKIDILITDAGIKPDFKKMLEDLGIQVIIARE
- a CDS encoding DUF819 family protein, with amino-acid sequence MAAVLGFYVLFPALIIYLCIRFPLADKIGMIILCYAAGLILGNIHILPAGSETMQNSICEATVALSLPLLGYVLCCVFGSMALHGLFCRIFKIDTDTFIITSASAICSPPFVPVVAGALKNRAIILSGLTTGIIGYAVGNYLGITMAYIVKSLLQ